In the Clavelina lepadiformis chromosome 8, kaClaLepa1.1, whole genome shotgun sequence genome, one interval contains:
- the LOC143468434 gene encoding CUB and sushi domain-containing protein 1-like isoform X8: MILPARRIIRCLGAILLLASMAKSDETDSSTPFCYQRTRIVDSNGIALIKEKERPCFPGWSCYMGTADLESTSGENVGQLLYDGCISPLVCQSSDCDVILGERGQGFNNGMRAVNCSITCCQGDFCNIDDEEDEDEEDEVEEDEDEEDEDKEDEDEEDEDKEDEDEEDDNEEDEDEEITSTQVLPVDIITNVSDSSSPEGGSTCYQILQVSTAEGVHITDDRSETNCFMQANCLLVEATSIVRIPGLPETTWKMKYGGCIPAEQCDQFDCKTVLGGQLDNIIQGVEIQNCTTSCCQGDLCNSDQGGSKEEEEEDDDDDEQDDDIENEYYVMVPENVENETDANQKVPETQAITFSTAESPEAVTPAGVPSSSPESVIPRGGSTCQQILHVSSGQGISLVDVRNETDCYLKSSCLLVKATMKVNLPGSGLQEVPWTMTYGGCAAFGQCNQLDCKGLLSQALQSVPYDTEIVDCKASCCEGDLCNGDESILEDGGSSTIVTSTSSTGIYPSLGTVDDIFTDVEATTGFPEEIIDETMIVKVPAHESGDLCGNNITITPGQAANISTPNYPGHYYNNAYCEWTLHAPQDKLIRLQIIDFNLESCCDQVALMDPSTEEVLLETGGNDVLPGAVWFSASNKLLIRFKSDSSVTDTGFLLAYSAVDPSEQIETITATVSTTTSISNTEPALSCGFFANVTDVPQYFTSPYYPNNYPNNIRCEWAFYAPVGYRIRVHFMDIQTESCCDNIEVSEEESAIIIIDPSSLSDNTFISKSDILFVWFDTNGDTNFRGFNASFSIEETTQLPTTTTTATLTTQNTTTDPSEIPASTPTTATERTTISARLGECGFNANATSTSQDLYSPGFPEQYRSNLDCVWVLTSRPGYYVNFTISSFETESCCDYLNIYDGDQLLEKLQGIKEPTSFIGRSGSIQLTFRSDGSVTADGFQASFIETDQAPLTTRSEITNTRPETTSTSLQTTTTTSTERPCGFEAEATNVSQPIHSPGWPGYYPSNADCEWVLTARPGYQVQLELRSLSTEPCCDRLDITNNGDVQVLKGRDGTYPRRVLSTNRRLELRFYSDGSVQDPGFDATFIEVQVNLLTASPCGFETRATNVSQPLNSPGWPDNYDDSLECTWELTASYGKWIRLEFLNFDTESCCDRLTVSSRGTELGRYTGSSLPPVTTARNSLRLVFRSDGSVNRPGFQAVFQETDNGREGTAPCGFTDSATENPQSLNSPGFPSAYSSNLDCEWNLSAANGRRIVIEFTSFFTEECCDYLSALDENDIEIKRIRGENLTVAPILSTTSRLKLRFHSDGSVVKSGFTGTFRAVSSNFSVITPAPIITTEVPVAASTVVDKLLMLVGTAPCGFEARASNLTQPLNSPGWPHSYDDSLDCTWELNASDGKWIRVEFRSFDTETCCDSLTASSNGTNVGTYRGASVPRAIVVSSSLRLVFRSDGSVTRSGFQAVFFAVPSNFAEITTTSTTTEATTLTNTAAETRITGAPAPVSRASGGCGFDAVTTDVSQVISSPNYPNNYPHFAYCRWNLRAPTNDSRIRIEITNLDTESCCDYVEILEDGVRVSREAGTQINTPIYVSTSSRVLIRFLSDSSIRSRGFQLTYETAAPNMTSVSRTTQATAVLTRQATAVISDKAPTATEATNVTTTAAENRITGAPAPVSGAFGGCGFDAVTTNVSQVISSPNYPNNYPHFAYCRWNLRAPTNDSRIRIEITNLDTESCCDYVEILEDGVRVSIEAGTQINTPIYVSTSSRVLIRFLSDPSIRSRGFQLTYETAAPNMTSVSRTTQATTVLTRQATAVISEKAPNATEATTLTTTATENRITETTASVSGASGSCGFSAVASIIPRIFTSPGWPNGYDNYNECTWNISAPAGNHILFNFTTFQTESCCDYLEFTEDLYALTSHRLKGSLGTNFYETSSNGVLVHFRSDGSLTFRGFRGYFVAVSPSEVRIPSNQTTVAPARATTEEIFDGLNCATTLFAAQDPQYAESPGYPVGYEINTDCSWTIYTPQSDQRILISFVDLDLACCNDIVQIFDGNQPVGMPLNAQYLASRDQSAHESYVSHSDNVRIRLRTFGPRTSTGFRLQFQLANITQVTLPCGSDTYLAQPVMMQSPNYPDNYPDGQRCQWTLDAPFGMRVVLNISYLRLESCCDYLELFDGSDSRPIAKLGQRNIIESKLFRSSTNLMTVLFYSDNSVNYRGFLAAAYPENMQELDSDACGFTYVATSKEVRFSTPNYPNEYPGDSSCVWLLTSPYPGGQVELEIDDFRTEACCDHLTIYDGKNSSAAEITTIEGQEDDHERSFVSTSGSLYLKFTSDTSQNYRGFSAVFKLVERISNRTTPLPWPTVVATSISNTTAGEKRCFTGLKFSAGFGIQQNSQILSPCPVGSSCVDVRGRASSILSATSVSLAYGMCVPNIACVSLTCEEIQRQIPSSAAGNLDDCSVRCCEEDLCNDPDVDPVSPSSSPETLTVSTSATSSNSSASGDKRCYNGVSVTALGVNQNLQNVTDCPSGSSCVDMRGAVSNPFVASSVKMAVGLCLPTIACPTLTCEEIQRQIPSSAGVDLDDCSVRCCEEDLCNDPDVDPVSPSSSPETLTVSTSATSSNSSASGDKRCYNGVSVTALGVSQNLQNVTDCPSGSSCVDMRGAVSNPFVASSVKMAVGLCLPTIACPTLTCEEIQRQIPSSAAVSLDDCSVRCCEEDLCNDPDVDPMLVASITTPVSDDTRSNASKSDCDDSDDVALLPGCSYKEMYNQLWLCSTLFFNSYPYSDLTECSTNLQLQDSCSAGVITKCLRGNKPTIVSSLPAVDDIFLEQMRANFGNISQFIPMSFELLCEKDVNVLSQLTGGISGAMLDLQQLDSPICDSERLQSSYSKYVDQLRRFVHADDSIEFCSLYDELFRTGLQLFEVCDFAELLSSTLGSNNLLANNFRKIITLIPDLIKHSFIPKCLALETIEELRPSRPSIAVPINKTSPDENGCSSYFMDLMFLIDGSGSIRLGEFPQVLEFVKQVAASLDLFYNRVGVMQYSHYYNNRPPSQQPFMETEIELGHCKNRICFERAVDQIQHHGYTTFTAHAIQKAVEIDLANSDRFNDSCTRKVIVVITDGRSTDYESLQRVCDEAREKGVILIPVGVRGFVAQELEVIGGNERIHTANDFFDLVSIVPVVRDELANLLSDGSVLLASAP, encoded by the exons ATGATACTTCCCGCGAGACGTATCATAAGATGTCTCGGGGCAATTCTTCTGCTTGCGTCCATGGCGAAAAGCGATGAGACCG ACAGTTCTACCCCTTTCTGTTACCAACGAACCCGCATCGTCGACAGCAATGGCATAGctttaataaaagaaaaggAACGTCCATGTTTTCCCGGCTGGAGCTGCTACATGGGCACAGCTGACTTGGAGTCAA CATCTGGCGAGAACGTTGGTCAGTTGTTGTACGATGGTTGCATATCTCCACTTGTTTGCCAGTCCAGCGACTGCGACGTCATCTTAGGGGAAAGAGGGCAAGGATTCAACAATGGCATGAGAGCTGTTAACTGCTCGATAACCTGCTGCCAGGGAGACTTTTGCAATATTGATGACGAAGAAGATGAGGATGAAGAAGATGAGGTTGAAGAAGATGAGGATGAAGAAGATGAGGATAAAGAAGATGAGGATGAAGAAGATGAGGATAAAGAAGATGAggatgaagaagatgacaacGAAGAAGATGAAGATGAAGAAATCACAAGCACACAAGTGTTACCGGTCGACATAATCACTAATGTGTCGGATTCCTCTTCACCAGAAG GTGGTTCCACTTGTTACCAGATACTTCAGGTTAGCACGGCAGAAGGCGTGCATATTACCGATGACAGAAGCGAAACCAACTGTTTTATGCAAGCTAATTGCCTTTTAGTAGAAGCTACATCTATTGTCCGTATTCCAG GTTTACCAGAAACCACCTGGAAAATGAAATACGGCGGCTGCATACCAGCAGAACAATGCGACCAGTTTGACTGTAAAACAGTGTTGGGAGGGCAATTGGACAATATAATCCAAGGGGTGGAAATACAGAATTGCACGACTTCCTGTTGTCAAGGAGACCTGTGCAACAGTGATCAAGGAGGGtcaaaagaagaagaagaagaagacgatgatgatgatgagCAGGATGATGATATTGAAAACGAATATTACGTGATGGTTCCTGAAAATGTGGAAAATGAAACTGATGCGAACCAAAAGGTTCCCGAAACTCAAGCGATAACTTTCTCAACAGCAGAATCTCCAGAGGCAGTCACTCCAG CTGGTGTGCCTTCTTCGTCTCCGGAGTCTGTGATTCCTCGAG GTGGTTCTACTTGTCAACAAATTCTCCATGTTAGCAGTGGACAAGGCATTTCTCTTGTCGATGTAAGAAACGAGACAGACTGTTATCTGAAATCTAGTTGCCTGTTGGTGAAAGCTACTATGAAGGTCAATCTTCCTGGCTCAG GCTTACAGGAAGTGCCTTGGACAATGACGTACGGTGGGTGTGCTGCATTTGGTCAATGCAACCAGCTTGACTGTAAAGGATTGCTGTCACAAGCTCTTCAAAGCGTTCCTTACGATACTGAAATCGTTGACTGCAAAGCCTCATGTTGTGAAGGAGATCTGTGCAATGGTGATGAAAGCATATTGGAAGATGGAGGTTCTTCAACGATTGTAACATCGACTTCCTCTACAG GTATATATCCTTCCCTCGGTACGGTCGATGATATCTTCACTGACGTTGAAG CAACCACCGGATTTCCGG AAGAAATCATCGACGAGACAATGATTGTTAAAG TTCCAGCTCATGAAAGTGGAGACCTATGtggaaacaatataactaTTACGCCTGGCCAAGCTGCTAACATCTCAACGCCCAACTATCCTGGCCATTATTATAACAATGCGTATTGTGAGTGGACCTTGCATGCACCTCAAGACAAGCTCATTCGTCTCCAAATCATAGATTTCAATTTGGAGTCGTGTTGTGATCAAGTAGCT TTAATGGATCCATCAACAGAAGAAGTTCTGCTTGAAACTGGCGGAAATGACGTTTTACCTGGAGCGGTATGGTTTTCTGCCAGCAATAAACTCCTAATTCGGTTTAAGAGCGACAGTTCTGTTACTGATACTGGATTTCTCTTGGCATACTCAGCAGTCG ATCCGTCTGAACAAATAGAAACAATTACAGCAACAGTGTCCACAACTACTAGCATATCTAACACGGAACCAGCTT TGTCATGCGGATTTTTTGCCAACGTCACAGACGTCCCTCAGTACTTCACTTCACCTTACTATCCTAACAATTACCCCAACAATATTAGATGTGAGTGGGCGTTTTACGCACCCGTTGGGTATCGAATTAGGGTACATTTTATGGATATTCAAACAGAAAGCTGCTGCGATAATATTGAG GTATCCGAAGAAGAGAGTGCCATAATTATTATCGATCCTTCGTCGTTATCGGACAACACTTTCATATCAAAATCAGACATActttttgtttggtttgatACCAATGGCGATACTAATTTCCGGGGATTCAATGCTTCCTTTTCCATTGAAG AAACTACTCAGCTACCGACAACCACCACGACTGCGACACTCACCACGCAAAACACCACCACAG ACCCAAGCGAAATCCCTGCTTCGACTCCAACAACCGCAACAGAACGTACAACAATATCTGCTCGATTAG GTGAATGTGGGTTTAACGCGAATGCGACGAGCACCTCTCAAGACCTTTATTCACCCGGATTTCCGGAACAATATCGCTCAAATCTGGATTGTGTCTGGGTGTTGACCTCTCGTCCCGGATATTACGTTAATTTTACCATCAGCAGCTTTGAAACGGAAAGTTGTTGCGATTACTTGAAT ATATATGATGGAGATCAACTTTTGGAAAAGTTGCAAGGAATAAAAGAGCCAACATCCTTCATTGGCAGGAGTGGATCCATCCAGTTAACATTCCGCTCTGATGGCTCTGTGACAGCTGATGGATTTCAAGCATCATTTATTG AAACAGATCAAGCTCCTCTTACTACGAGGTCAGAAATCACAAACACCAGACCAGAAACTACAAGCACAAGTCTACAAACCACAACTACAA ctAGTACTGAAAGAC CATGTGGCTTTGAGGCAGAAGCAACCAATGTTTCACAACCCATACATTCACCGGGTTGGCCGGGATACTACCCAAGCAATGCCGATTGCGAGTGGGTATTGACCGCTAGACCAGGCTACCAAGTTCAGTTGGAGCTTCGTTCCTTGTCGACTGAACCTTGCTGTGACAGATTGGAT ATAACAAATAACGGAGATGTCCAAGTGCTCAAAGGAAGAGACGGCACATATCCAAGAAGGGTATTATCCACCAACCGCCGACTTGAACTTCGTTTTTATTCAGATGGTTCGGTGCAAGACCCTGGTTTCGACGcgactttcattg AGGTTCAAGTAAATCTCTTGACGGCAT CACCATGCGGATTTGAGACAAGAGCTACCAACGTGTCGCAACCTCTCAATTCTCCTGGATGGCCGGACAATTATGACGATTCTCTCGAATGTACATGGGAATTAACCGCTTCATACGGAAAGTGGATTCGCCTCGAATTTCTTAACTTTGACACTGAAAGTTGTTGCGACAGATTAACG GTCTCTTCACGCGGCACAGAGTTAGGAAGATACACAGGTTCATCTCTTCCGCCGGTCACTACAGCCCGCAACTCTCTACGACTTGTGTTTAGAAGCGATGGCTCTGTTAATCGACCTGGCTTCCAAGCCGTGTTTCAAG AAACCGATAACGGCCGGGAAGGAACTG ctCCATGTGGATTTACTGATTCCGCCACGGAAAACCCTCAATCTCTTAACTCACCTGGATTTCCAAGTGCATATAGTTCTAATCTGGATTGTGAATGGAACCTCAGTGCAGCTAATGGCCGTAGAATAGTAATTGAATTCACAAGTTTTTTCACAGAGGAATGCTGCGATTATTTATCA GCATTGGATGAAAATGATATTGAGATAAAACGAATTCGAGGTGAAAATCTTACAGTCGCACCGATTTTATCAACAACTTCGAGGCTGAAGCTTCGTTTTCATTCTGACGGATCGGTTGTAAAAAGTGGTTTTACAGGAACCTTTAGAG CGGTTTCGTCCAACTTTTCTGTAATAACTCCAG CGCCCATCATTACTACTGAAGTACCAGTTGCAGCAAGTACAGTTGTTG ACAAGCTTTTAATGTTGGTTGGGACAGCACCATGCGGATTCGAAGCAAGAGCTTCCAACTTAACACAACCTCTTAATTCTCCTGGTTGGCCACATAGCTATGACGACTCTCTTGATTGTACGTGGGAATTAAACGCTTCAGACGGAAAATGGATCCGCGTCGAATTTCGTAGCTTTGACACCGAAACCTGTTGTGATTCTTTAACA GCATCTTCTAATGGCACAAATGTTGGAACATACAGAGGCGCATCTGTTCCCCGAGCCATCGTTGTTTCAAGCTCGTTGCGACTTGTATTTAGAAGTGATGGCTCCGTTACTAGATCTGGATTTCAAGCCGTCTTTTTTG CGGTCCCCTCcaattttgctgaaataaCTACAA CATCCACCACCACTGAAGCAACGACTCTGACAAATACGGCCGCTG AAACCCGCATTACTGGAGCACCGGCTCCAGTCTCTAGGGCTTCTG GTGGTTGCGGATTTGATGCTGTTACAACTGATGTTTCACAAGTCATTAGTTCTCCCAACTATCCAAATAATTATCCTCATTTCGCATACTGCCGGTGGAACTTACGAGCGCCTACCAACGACTCGCGTATAAGAATCGAAATAACTAACTTGGATACGGAAAGTTGCTGTGATTATGTGGAG ATATTAGAAGACGGAGTTAGAGTAAGCAGAGAAGCAGGTACCCAGATTAATACACCGATATATGTGAGTACGAGCTCGAGGGTCCTAATTCGCTTTCTCTCCGATTCAAGCATACGATCGCGGGGATTTCAATTAACATACGAAACTGCTG CGCCTAATATGACGTCTGTGTCACGGACGACCCAGGCAACAGCCGTTTTAACAAGGCAAGCAACAGCAGTCATTTCAGATAAAG CACCCACCGCCACTGAAGCAACGAATGTCACAACTACCGCCGCTG AAAACCGCATTACTGGAGCACCGGCTCCGGTCTCTGGGGCTTTTG GTGGTTGCGGATTTGATGCTGTTACAACTAATGTTTCACAAGTCATTAGTTCTCCCAACTATCCAAATAATTATCCTCATTTCGCATACTGCCGGTGGAACTTACGAGCGCCTACCAACGACTCGCGTATAAGAATCGAAATAACTAACTTGGATACGGAAAGTTGCTGTGATTATGTCGAG ATATTAGAAGACGGAGTTAGAGTAAGCATAGAAGCAGGTACCCAGATTAATACACCGATATATGTGAGCACGAGCTCGAGGGTCCTAATTCGCTTTCTGTCCGATCCAAGCATACGATCGCGGGGATTTCAATTAACATACGAAACTGCTG CGCCTAATATGACGTCTGTATCACGGACGACCCAGGCAACAACCGTTTTAACAAGGCAAGCAACAGCAGTCATTTCAGAAAAAG CACCCAACGCCACTGAAGCAACGACTCTGACAACTACGGCCACTG AAAACCGCATTACTGAAACAACGGCTTCGGTCTCTGGGGCTTCTG GTTCATGTGGATTTTCTGCTGTTGCTTCGATTATTCCGCGTATTTTCACATCGCCTGGATGGCCTAATGGCTATGACAACTATAACGAGTGCACGTGGAATATATCAGCACCAGCAGGAAACCATATTCTATTCAACTTTACGACTTTTCAAACAGAAAGCTGCTGCGATTACCTCGAG TTCACTGAAGATTTGTATGCATTGACGTCACACCGTTTAAAAGGGAGTCTTGGCACTAATTTTTACGAAACATCATCAAATGGAGTACTTGTACATTTTCGTTCAGATGGCAGCTTGACATTTCGTGGATTCCGGGGATACTTTGTTGCCG TATCACCATCCGAAGTGCGCATCCCGTCAAATCAAACCACAGTAGCACCAGCTCGAGCTACAACTGAAGAAATATTTG ATGGCCTCAATTGCGCGACAACGTTGTTTGCCGCTCAAGATCCCCAGTATGCCGAATCTCCAGGATACCCAGTTGGTTACGAAATTAACACAGATTGCTCTTGGACAATTTACACGCCTCAATCCGACCAGCGAATACTCATTTCATTCGTAGATCTCGACTTGGCTTGCTGCAACGATATTGTTCAG ATTTTCGACGGAAACCAACCGGTCGGGATGCCACTTAATGCACAGTACCTTGCCTCACGTGATCAATCCGCGCATGAATCCTATGTGTCTCATTCCGATAACGTAAGAATTCGACTTAGAACCTTCGGACCTCGCACATCTACTGGCTTCCGTTTACAGTTCCAGTTAG CTAACATTACCCAAGTCACTCTACCTTGCGGTTCGGATACCTATCTTGCCCAACCGGTCATGATGCAGTCTCCAAATTACCCTGACAATTATCCAGATGGCCAGAGGTGTCAATGGACACTGGACGCTCCATTTGGTATGCGAGTAGTCCTCAACATAAGCTACCTTAGATTGGAGTCATGCTGTGATTACCTGGAG TTGTTCGATGGTTCGGACTCACGACCCATAGCGAAACTTGGCCAGAGAAATATCATTGAAAGCAAGCTCTTCAGATCTTCGACCAACCTGATgactgttttgttttactcGGATAATTCCGTCAACTACCGTGGTTTTCTTGCCGCCGCATACCCGGAAAACA TGCAAGAACTTGACTCTGATGCTTGTGGATTTACGTACGTTGCCACAAGTAAAGAAGTCAGATTTAGTACACCCAATTATCCCAACGAATATCCTGGCGATTCCAGCTGTGTGTGGCTACTCACTTCCCCTTATCCTGGCGGTCAGGTGGAGCTAGAAATCGACGACTTCCGCACAGAGGCGTGCTGCGACCACCTTACG ATATATGATGGAAAAAATAGTTCTGCCGCTGAAATAACCACAATTGAAGGACAAGAAGATGATCATGAACGTAGTTTTGTGTCTACTTCGGGGTCTCTTTACTTGAAGTTCACTTCCGACACCAGTCAGAATTACAGAGGTTTTAGCGCCGTGTTTAAACTAG TCGAAAGAATATCGAACCGTACTACACCGCTTCCTTGGCCAACAG TTGTAGCCACGTCCATCAGCAATACAACCGCTGGGGAGAAGCGATGTTTTACAGGGTTGAAGTTTTCCGCGGGCTTTGGAATACAGCAAAACTCGCAGATCCTGTCCCCGTGTCCAGTAGGGTCGTCTTGTGTTGATGTGAGAGGTCGTGCTTCCAGTATCCTTAGTGCAACGTCAG TAAGCCTGGCATACGGGATGTGTGTACCCAACATCGCTTGCGTCAGCTTGACGTGCGAAGAGATCCAAAGACAAATTCCCTCGTCTGCTGCAGGCAATTTAGATGATTGCAGTGTACGTTGCTGTGAGGAGGATCTATGCAATGATCCGGATGTTGATCCTGTGTCGCCCTCCAGTTCTCCAGAAACCTTAACCGTTTCAACCTCAG CTACTTCAAGCAACAGCTCGGCCTCTGGTGACAAGCGGTGTTATAACGGAGTAAGTGTAACTGCGCTCGGGGTAAATCAGAACTTACAGAATGTTACCGATTGCCCATCGGGGTCGTCCTGTGTTGACATGAGAGGCGCTGTATCCAATCCTTTTGTTGCCAGTTCAG TGAAAATGGCGGTCGGACTGTGCTTGCCAACCATTGCATGCCCAACTTTAACATGCGAAGAAATCCAAAGACAGATTCCCTCGTCTGCTGGAGTCGATTTAGATGATTGCAGTGTACGTTGTTGCGAGGAGGATCTATGCAATGATCCTGATGTTGATCCTGTGTCGCCCTCCAGTTCTCCAGAAACCTTAACCGTTTCAACCTCAG CTACTTCAAGCAACAGCTCGGCCTCTGGTGACAAGCGGTGTTATAACGGAGTAAGTGTAACTGCGCTCGGGGTAAGTCAGAACTTACAGAATGTTACCGATTGCCCATCGGGGTCGTCCTGTGTTGACATGAGAGGCGCTGTATCCAATCCTTTTGTTGCCAGTTCAG TGAAAATGGCGGTCGGACTGTGCCTGCCAACCATTGCATGCCCAACTTTAACATGCGAAGAAATCCAAAGACAGATTCCCTCGTCTGCTGCAGTCAGTTTAGATGATTGCAGTGTACGTTGCTGTGAGGAGGATCTATGCAATGATCCGGATGTTGATCCTATGTTAGTTGCATCGATAACAACTCCCG TGTCTGATGACACCAGATCGAATGCGAGTAAGAGCGATTGTGACGACAGTGATGACGTTGCTTTATTACCGGGATGCTCTTACAAAGAAATGTACAACCAACTCTGGCTTTGCAGCACTCTCTTCTTTAACAGCTATCCGTATTCAGATTTGACCGAATGCAG CACAAATCTTCAACTTCAAGACAGTTGTTCGGCAGGTGTCATAACCAAATGTTTGAGAGGAAATAAACCAACGATCGTGTCATCCTTGCCTGCTGTTGATGATATCTTTTTG GAGCAGATGCGAGCAAATTTTGGAAACATTTCACAGTTTATCCCAATGTCATTCGAGCTTCTATGTGAGAAAGATGTCAATGTTTTATCGCAACTGACCGGTGGTATTTCTGGTGCCATGTTGGATTTGCAACAACTGGACAGTCCAATTTGTGACAGTGAACGATTGCAATCGAGTTATAGCAAATATGTTGACCAACTTCGTCGTTTTGTTCATGCCGATGATTCGATAGAGTTTTGCAG TTTATACGACGAACTGTTTCGGACCGGATTACAACTTTTCGAAGTCTGTGACTTCGCTGAATTGTTGTCCTCGACTTTGGGATCAAATAATCTGCTGGCAAataatttcagaaaaattatCACTCTGATACCGGACCTAATAAAACATTCGTTTATACCGAAATGCCTTG CATTGGAGACGATCGAAGAACTGCGACCATCTC gcCCAAGTATTGCAGTTCCGATAAACAAGACATCACCCGACGAAAATG gatgTAGTTCATATTTTATGGATCTCATGTTTTTGATTGATGGTTCGGGATCAATCCGCCTCGGGGAATTTCCACAAGTGCTAGAGTTTGTCAAACAAGTTGCTGCTTCTCTTGATCTCTTCTATAACCGAGTTGGCGTGATGCAATATTCTCATTACTACAACAATAG GCCTCCTTCTCAACAGCCTTTTATGGAAACGGAGATTGAACTCGGACATTGCAAAAATCGCATTTGCTTTGAG CGCGCTGTAGATCAGATTCAGCATCACGGCTACACAACTTTCACTGCTCACGCGATCCAGAAAGCGGTCGAAATTGATCTTGCTAATTCCGATCGTTTCAATGACAGCTGTACCAGGAAGGTTATTGTGGTAATAACAGATGGCCG ATCAACGGATTACGAATCTTTGCAACGCGTTTGTGATGAAGCCCGGGAGAAAGGAGTCATTTTAATTCCAGTCGGAGTGAGAGGTTTTGTCGCCCAGGAGCTGGAG gtAATTGGCGGCAATGAAAGAATCCACACCGCCAATGATTTCTTCGATCTTGTCAGCATTGTACCGGTTGTTCGCGACGAATTGGCAAACCTATTATCTG ATGGAAGCGTGTTGTTGGCAAGCGCACCCTAA